In one window of Macrobrachium nipponense isolate FS-2020 chromosome 2, ASM1510439v2, whole genome shotgun sequence DNA:
- the LOC135221091 gene encoding TBC1 domain family member 10B-like — protein sequence MSSIAELTALGKELGYEGEDLRRFVSDEQSALRDIRNKERELEREKLEAAREERERERQEKEKEREYDREKSERDRAHEIRLYDMQESLQKQEIEKLKLQKEIKDSPVNTEGSDTEGNQICRLNSYYVQMLRTLDWVPYFCKKWME from the exons ATGTCTTCCATCGCGGAATTAACAGCTCTCGGCAAAGAGCTTGGTTATGAAGGCGAAGACCTTAGAAGATTTGTAAGTGATGAACAAAGTGCTTTAAGGGATATTAGAAATAAGGAACGAGAATTAGAACGTGAAAAACTAGAAGCTGCTCgtgaggaaagagaaagggaacgccaggagaaagaaaaggagcgTGAATATGACCgtgaaaaaagtgagagagatagagctcATGAGATTCGTTTGTATGATATGCAAGAATCTTTGCAAAAACAGGAGATTGAGAAATTGAAACtgcaaaaagaaataaaggacTCGCCAGTTAATACCGAAGGTTCCGACACTGAAGGTAACCAG ATTTGCAGGCTGAATTCGTATTACGTACAGATGCTTCGAACGCTGGATTGGGTGCCATACTTCTGCAAGAAGTGGATGGAGTGA